Proteins co-encoded in one Metabacillus sp. KUDC1714 genomic window:
- the fusA gene encoding elongation factor G, producing MAREFSLLNTRNIGIMAHIDAGKTTTTERVLYYTGRIHKIGETHEGASQMDWMEQEQERGITITSAATTAQWKGHRVNIIDTPGHVDFTVEVERSLRVLDGAVAVLDAQSGVEPQTETVWRQATTYGVPRVVFVNKMDKIGADFLYSVKTIHERLQANAHPIQLPIGAEDQFEGIIDLVEMRATFYGNDLGTDIQDKEIPEEYLEQANEYRESLVEAVAELDEELMEKYLGGEEITNEELKAAIRQGTVNVEFYPVICGSAFKNKGVQKMLDAVIDYLPSPLDVPAIKGIVPDTDEEVTRESSDDAPFAALAFKVMTDPYVGKLTFFRVYSGTLSSGSYVQNSTKGKRERVGRILQMHANSREEISMVYSGDIAAAVGLKDTTTGDTLCDDKNLVILESMEFPEPVIQLSVEPKSKADQDKMTTALQKLQEEDPTFRAHTDQETGQTIIAGMGELHLDILVDRMKREFKVEANVGAPQVAYRETFRAGAKVEGKFARQSGGRGQFGHVWIEFEPNEEGNGFEFENKIVGGVVPREYVPAVQAGLEDAMQNGVLAGYPLVDVKAALVDGSYHDVDSSEMAFKIAASLALKNAVSKCSPVILEPVMRVEVVVPEEYMGDIMGQVTARRGRVEGMEARGNAQVVRAMIPLSEMFGYATALRSSTQGRGVFTMHFDHYEEVPKSVSEEIIKKNKGE from the coding sequence ATGGCAAGAGAGTTCTCCTTATTAAACACTCGTAATATTGGTATCATGGCTCATATTGATGCTGGAAAAACAACAACAACTGAGCGTGTACTATATTACACTGGTCGTATTCACAAGATTGGTGAAACTCATGAAGGTGCATCTCAAATGGACTGGATGGAGCAAGAACAAGAACGTGGAATCACGATTACTTCCGCTGCAACAACTGCGCAGTGGAAAGGACATCGTGTTAACATCATCGATACACCTGGACACGTAGACTTCACAGTTGAAGTTGAACGTTCATTACGTGTACTTGATGGTGCTGTAGCTGTTCTTGATGCTCAATCAGGTGTTGAGCCGCAAACAGAAACAGTTTGGCGTCAGGCTACAACTTATGGAGTTCCTCGTGTTGTTTTTGTTAACAAAATGGACAAAATCGGCGCAGACTTCTTATATTCTGTTAAAACAATTCATGAGCGTCTTCAAGCTAATGCTCACCCAATCCAATTACCGATTGGTGCTGAGGATCAATTTGAAGGAATCATCGACTTGGTAGAAATGAGAGCGACGTTCTATGGCAATGACTTAGGTACTGATATCCAAGATAAGGAAATACCTGAGGAATACCTTGAACAAGCAAACGAATACCGTGAAAGCCTAGTTGAAGCAGTAGCAGAACTAGATGAAGAATTAATGGAGAAATACCTTGGTGGTGAGGAAATCACTAACGAAGAGCTAAAAGCTGCAATTCGTCAAGGTACTGTTAATGTTGAATTTTATCCTGTAATCTGTGGATCAGCTTTCAAAAATAAAGGTGTTCAAAAAATGTTAGATGCAGTTATCGATTACCTTCCATCACCATTAGACGTACCTGCAATTAAAGGTATTGTTCCTGATACAGATGAAGAAGTAACTCGTGAATCTAGCGATGATGCACCATTCGCTGCATTAGCTTTCAAAGTAATGACAGACCCTTATGTTGGTAAGCTTACATTCTTCCGTGTTTACTCTGGTACGTTAAGTTCTGGATCTTATGTTCAAAACTCAACAAAAGGTAAACGTGAGCGTGTAGGTCGTATCCTTCAAATGCATGCAAATAGCCGTGAAGAAATCTCAATGGTTTACTCTGGTGATATTGCAGCTGCTGTAGGTTTGAAAGATACAACGACTGGTGATACTTTATGCGATGACAAAAACCTTGTTATCCTTGAGTCTATGGAATTCCCAGAGCCAGTAATTCAACTTTCTGTTGAACCAAAATCTAAAGCAGACCAAGATAAAATGACAACTGCTTTACAAAAGCTTCAAGAAGAAGATCCAACATTCAGAGCTCATACTGATCAAGAAACTGGTCAAACAATTATTGCTGGTATGGGTGAACTTCACTTAGATATTCTTGTTGATCGTATGAAACGTGAATTCAAAGTTGAAGCTAATGTTGGTGCTCCTCAGGTTGCATATCGTGAAACATTCCGTGCAGGTGCAAAAGTAGAAGGTAAATTTGCACGTCAATCGGGTGGTCGTGGACAATTTGGACACGTATGGATCGAATTTGAACCTAACGAAGAAGGTAATGGTTTTGAGTTTGAGAACAAAATCGTTGGTGGTGTAGTACCTCGTGAATATGTACCTGCAGTTCAAGCTGGTCTTGAAGATGCAATGCAAAACGGTGTACTTGCTGGATATCCATTAGTTGATGTAAAAGCTGCATTAGTTGATGGTTCATACCATGATGTTGACTCAAGTGAAATGGCATTTAAGATTGCAGCTTCTTTAGCACTTAAAAATGCTGTTTCTAAATGTAGCCCAGTTATCCTTGAACCTGTTATGAGGGTTGAAGTAGTAGTACCAGAGGAATACATGGGTGATATCATGGGTCAAGTCACAGCTCGTCGTGGACGTGTTGAAGGTATGGAAGCTCGTGGTAATGCACAAGTTGTACGTGCAATGATTCCACTTTCTGAAATGTTTGGATATGCTACTGCATTACGTTCTAGTACACAAGGTCGCGGAGTATTTACAATGCACTTTGATCACTATGAAGAGGTTCCAAAATCAGTTTCAGAAGAAATAATTAAAAAAAATAAAGGTGAGTAA
- the tuf gene encoding elongation factor Tu, translated as MAKEKFDRSKTHANIGTIGHVDHGKTTLTAAITTVLAKRSGKGAAMAYDMIDAAPEERERGITISTAHVEYETETRHYAHVDCPGHADYVKNMITGAAQMDGGILVVSAADGPMPQTREHILLSRQVGVPYLVVFLNKCDMVDDEELLELVEMEVRDLLSEYDFPGDDVPVIKGSALKALEGEADWEEKIVELMNAVDEYIPTPERDTDKPFMMPVEDVFSITGRGTVATGRVERGQVKVGEVIDIIGFTEEPKSTTVTGVEMFRKLLDFAEAGDNIGALLRGVSRDDIQRGQVLAKPGTITPHTKFKAEVYVLSKEEGGRHTPFFTNYRPQFYFRTTDVTGICQLPEGIEMVMPGDNVEMSVELIAPIAIEEGTKFSIREGGRTVGAGVVATIQE; from the coding sequence ATGGCTAAAGAAAAATTCGACCGATCCAAAACGCATGCTAATATTGGTACAATCGGACACGTTGACCATGGTAAAACTACATTAACAGCTGCAATCACTACTGTACTTGCAAAACGCAGTGGTAAAGGTGCTGCTATGGCATATGATATGATCGATGCTGCTCCTGAAGAGCGCGAGCGTGGAATCACTATCTCAACTGCACACGTTGAGTATGAAACTGAAACTCGTCACTATGCACACGTAGACTGCCCAGGACATGCTGACTATGTTAAAAACATGATCACTGGTGCTGCTCAAATGGATGGCGGAATCTTAGTAGTATCTGCTGCTGATGGTCCAATGCCACAAACTCGTGAGCACATCCTTTTATCTCGTCAAGTAGGTGTTCCTTACCTTGTTGTATTCTTAAACAAATGTGACATGGTTGATGACGAAGAATTATTAGAACTAGTTGAAATGGAAGTACGTGACTTACTTTCTGAGTACGATTTCCCTGGTGACGATGTACCAGTAATCAAAGGTTCTGCTCTTAAAGCTCTTGAGGGTGAAGCTGATTGGGAAGAAAAAATCGTTGAGTTAATGAATGCAGTTGATGAGTATATCCCAACTCCAGAACGTGACACTGACAAACCATTCATGATGCCAGTTGAGGATGTATTCTCAATCACAGGTCGTGGAACAGTTGCTACAGGTCGTGTTGAGCGTGGACAAGTTAAAGTTGGTGAAGTTATTGACATCATCGGTTTTACAGAAGAGCCAAAATCAACAACTGTAACAGGTGTTGAAATGTTCCGTAAACTTCTTGATTTTGCAGAAGCTGGCGATAACATCGGTGCACTTCTTCGTGGGGTTTCTCGTGATGATATCCAACGTGGACAAGTTCTTGCTAAACCAGGCACAATCACTCCACACACAAAGTTCAAAGCAGAAGTATACGTTTTATCAAAAGAAGAGGGTGGACGTCACACTCCATTCTTCACTAACTACCGTCCTCAGTTCTACTTCCGTACAACTGATGTAACTGGTATCTGCCAACTTCCAGAAGGCATTGAAATGGTTATGCCTGGAGATAACGTAGAAATGTCAGTTGAACTTATCGCTCCAATCGCGATTGAAGAAGGTACTAAATTCTCAATCCGTGAAGGTGGACGTACAGTAGGCGCTGGCGTAGTTGCTACTATCCAAGAATAA
- the rpsJ gene encoding 30S ribosomal protein S10: MAKQKIRIRLKAYDHRILDQSAEKIVETAKRSGANVSGPIPLPTERSVYTILRAVHKYKDSREQFEMRTHKRLIDIINPTPQTVDALMRLDLPSGVDIEIKL; the protein is encoded by the coding sequence ATGGCAAAACAAAAGATTCGTATTCGTTTGAAAGCTTATGATCATAGAATTCTTGATCAATCTGCTGAGAAAATTGTAGAAACTGCAAAACGTTCTGGTGCAAATGTATCTGGTCCAATTCCGTTACCAACAGAAAGATCAGTATACACAATCCTACGTGCGGTTCATAAATATAAGGACTCTCGTGAGCAATTCGAAATGCGTACGCATAAGCGTTTAATTGATATCATCAACCCAACACCACAAACTGTTGATGCATTAATGCGTTTAGATTTACCATCTGGTGTTGACATTGAAATCAAACTTTAA
- the rplC gene encoding 50S ribosomal protein L3, whose product MTKGILGRKIGMTQVFAENGDLIPVTVIEATPNVVLQKKSAETDGYTAVQLGFEDKREKLANKPEKGHVSKANTAPKRFVKELREASLDAYEVGQEVKVDIFAAGETVDVTGISKGKGFQGSIKRHGQSRGPMSHGSRYHRRPGSMGPVAPNRVFKNKLLPGRMGGERVTVQNLEIVKVDAERNLLLIKGNVPGPKKALITVKGAVKSK is encoded by the coding sequence ATGACCAAAGGAATCTTAGGAAGAAAAATTGGTATGACGCAAGTATTTGCAGAAAACGGTGATTTAATTCCTGTAACAGTAATTGAAGCTACTCCAAACGTTGTTCTACAAAAGAAATCTGCTGAAACTGATGGTTATACAGCTGTTCAGTTAGGATTTGAAGATAAACGCGAAAAGTTAGCTAACAAACCTGAAAAAGGACACGTTAGTAAAGCTAATACTGCACCTAAGCGCTTCGTTAAAGAACTTCGTGAAGCTAGCTTAGATGCATACGAAGTTGGTCAAGAAGTCAAGGTTGATATTTTCGCTGCTGGTGAAACAGTAGATGTAACAGGAATTTCTAAAGGGAAAGGTTTCCAAGGCTCTATTAAACGCCACGGACAATCTCGTGGACCTATGTCTCACGGTTCTCGTTATCATCGTCGCCCAGGTTCAATGGGACCTGTAGCTCCAAACCGTGTATTTAAAAACAAACTTTTACCAGGTCGTATGGGTGGAGAACGTGTTACTGTTCAAAACTTAGAGATTGTAAAAGTAGATGCTGAACGTAATCTATTACTTATTAAAGGTAACGTTCCAGGACCTAAAAAAGCACTTATTACTGTAAAAGGCGCAGTGAAATCTAAATAA
- the rplD gene encoding 50S ribosomal protein L4, which yields MPKVALLNQSGSNVGEIELNDSVFGIEPNQHVLFEAVIMQRASLRQGTHKVKNRSEVAGGGRKPWRQKGTGRARQGSIRSPQWRGGGVVFGPTPRSYSYKLPKKVRRLAIKSALSSKVVDNSIVVLEDLTLNAPKTKEMAAVLKGLSVERKALIVTADNNENVALSSRNIPNVTVVTANGVNVLDVLNHDKLIMTKAAVQKVEEVLA from the coding sequence ATGCCGAAAGTAGCATTATTAAACCAATCTGGATCAAACGTTGGAGAAATCGAACTTAATGATTCTGTATTTGGTATCGAACCTAATCAGCACGTATTATTTGAAGCGGTTATTATGCAAAGAGCTTCCTTACGTCAAGGAACTCACAAAGTAAAAAATCGTTCTGAAGTAGCAGGCGGAGGTCGTAAACCTTGGCGTCAAAAGGGTACTGGTCGTGCTCGTCAAGGATCTATCCGTTCGCCACAATGGCGCGGTGGTGGTGTCGTATTTGGACCAACTCCACGTTCATATTCATATAAATTACCTAAAAAAGTTCGCCGTTTAGCGATCAAATCAGCTTTATCATCAAAAGTAGTTGATAACAGCATTGTTGTATTAGAGGACTTAACTTTAAACGCTCCAAAAACAAAAGAAATGGCTGCAGTACTTAAAGGTCTTTCTGTTGAGAGAAAAGCGTTAATCGTGACAGCTGACAACAATGAAAATGTTGCATTATCATCACGTAATATTCCTAATGTAACAGTAGTTACAGCTAATGGAGTAAACGTACTTGATGTACTTAACCATGATAAGCTTATTATGACGAAAGCTGCGGTGCAAAAAGTAGAGGAGGTGCTTGCATAA